A stretch of the Papaver somniferum cultivar HN1 chromosome 6, ASM357369v1, whole genome shotgun sequence genome encodes the following:
- the LOC113290061 gene encoding uncharacterized protein LOC113290061: MYIYKMASVEKKNRFRFAVSVEKKKTHGLAKDITKGKQDWTFLLCYPISVASKRIVGKILTAIEGIGLDIMGMRLMCASAKFLTTHFDRDGRNPCPGDSMLHLTRYPFIAMILVGEDAIEKAHQLTSEKYQSYFTCEKVLQLTSEISVTKTLNIWAPGRLKAYTSDSFRSAVKDYELWFASDSLFTWRKEVEASKYLACAFPDGTLSGPTDDVRENLVKSEHYIFPNFPDIYYKEDLTFVLIRPLAFEKQCVGELVSIIERNSFYTKGLKLVRKSEFPDSKAWPASSSGDEKCEFGIGIAMLVRHILPQIQIVNDGDGCICNDGNTGKIKICSNLIYLGEPGDKTMICEFFEFGAVSWVDPASGANCGGYFVATLSSLQFA; the protein is encoded by the exons ATGTATATTTACAAGATGGCGTCAGTAGAGAAGAAAAATAGATTCAGATTTGCAGTATCTgtagagaagaaaaaaacacacGGACTGGCAAAAGATATTACGAAGGGGAAGCAGGATTGGACCTTTTTGCTGTGCTATCCCATTTCGGTTGCTTCGAAAAGAATTGTTGGCAAGATCTTGACGGCAATTGAGGGGATCGGCTTGGACATCATGG GGATGAGATTAATGTGCGCATCAGCAAAATTTCTTACTACACACTTCGACAGGGATGGTAGAAACCCTTGTCCGGGTGATTCTATGCTACATCTTACTCGCTATCCATTTATTGCTATGATATTGGTAGGTGAAGATGCTATTGAGAAGGCTCATCAGCTTACATCTGAAAAATATCAATCATATTTTACCTGCGAAAAGGTTCTTCAGCTTACATCAGAAATATCAGTAACGAAAACACTTAACATTTGGGCACCTGGCAG GCTAAAAGCTTACACCAGTGATTCATTTAGAAGTGCAGTAAAAGATTATGAATTGTGGTTTGCTAGTGACTCTCTTTTCACCTGGAGAAAAGAAGTAGAGGCAAGTAAATATCTGGCATGTGCATTCCCTGATGGCACTTTATCTGGCCCAACAGACGATGTTAGGGAAAACTTAGTGAAATCGGAGCACTATATATTTCC GAATTTCCCCGACATTTACTACAAGGAAGATCTTACATTCGTCCTAATTAGGCCTTTGGCTTTCGAAAAGCAATGCGTGGGTGAACTGGTATCCATTATTGAGCGTAATTCATTTTACACAAAAG GGTTAAAGCTGGTAAGAAAGTCTGAATTTCCTGACAGCAAGGCATGGCCTGCTTCGTCAAGTGGAGATGAGAAATGTGAATTTGGTATTGGTATCGCCATGCTTGTGCGTCATATTCTCCCACAGATACAAATAGTGAACGATGGAGATGGTTGCATATGCAATGACGGCAATACTGGGAAGATAAAAATTTGCAG CAACTTGATTTACCTAGGCGAGCCAGGGGATAAGACAAtgatttgtgaattttttgaatttgGCGCTGTTTCTTGGGTGGATCCCGCTAGTGGTGCTAACTGCGGTGGTTATTTTGTGGCAACCTTGTCAAGCCTCCAGTTCGCATGA